A region of Vitis riparia cultivar Riparia Gloire de Montpellier isolate 1030 chromosome 12, EGFV_Vit.rip_1.0, whole genome shotgun sequence DNA encodes the following proteins:
- the LOC117925983 gene encoding uncharacterized protein LOC117925983 has product MDVVLQIFKRSICPGTPFFESLAKKPPTTMDDLFRHANKYSMLEDDVRAATQQVLVAGQPSKGNTEGSAKLPDRPRPSDRRQEGPSRPEMPPLTPLSITYEKLLPMIQSMSDFRWPRPLGLDPSRRDHNKKSAYHKEHSHTTETCKSLQYLVERFIKARHLRQYLRSYARDKDASRNHNSRAPAVPAAPKAVINYINGGPSDEEFNSKRKRQKLL; this is encoded by the coding sequence ATGGATGTTGTCCTACAGATCTTCAAGCGAAGCATCTGTCCAGGCACTCCATTTTTTGAGTCACTAGCTAAGAAGCCTCCCACGACGATGGACGACTTGTTTCGACATGCGAACAAATACTCAATGCTTGAAGATGACGTGCGGGCAGCCACCCAGCAAGTGTTGGTTGCCGGACAGCCGTCCAAGGGTAATACAGAAGGAAGCGCCAAACTTCCGGACAGGCCAAGGCCATCCGATCGAAGGCAAGAAGGGCCAAGTCGCCCGGAAATGCCACCCCTCACACCTCTCTCCATAACTTATGAGAAGCTTCTCCCTATGATCCAAAGCATGTCCGATTTCAGGTGGCCTAGACCCCTCGGATTGGATCCATCCAGAAGGGATCATAACAAGAAATCCGCTTACCACAAGGAGCATAGCCACACAACGGAGACATGCAAAAGCCTTCAATATTTGGTGGAAAGGTTTATAAAGGCGAGACATTTAAGGCAATACCTCCGCTCATATGCCAGAGATAAAGACGCCTCCCGGAACCACAACTCTAGAGCCCCCGCGGTTCCAGCCGCCCCCAAAGCCGTCATAAACTACATTAATGGAGGCCCATCGGATGAGGAGTTCAACTCCAAACGAAAAAGACAGAAATTGTTGTGA